Below is a genomic region from Gemmatimonadales bacterium.
CCCGGAGCGCATGGCCCGGGCGGTGGAGGGCGCGGAGGGCTTCATCTATCTGATCGCTCGGCTCGGTGTCACCGGCGCGACGGCATCGCTGGCCGCGGGGCTGGAAGGGTCGATCGCGCAGGTGCGTGCCGCCAGCGCGCTGCCGGTGGCGGTCGGGTTCGGCATCTCGACTCCGGCCCAGGCCAGTGCGGTCTCCCGCGTGGCCGACGGCGTCGTCGTCGGGAGCGCCCTGGTGGAGATCCTCGGTACCGGGGGCGTCGATGCGGCCGCCGACTTCCTCAGCAGTCTGCGGGCCGCGCTGAACGGGGGTGGTGGGCACTCATGAAGCTGGACGTTCAGCGAATGCTCGATCGTTACGCCCGGGTGCTCTCGACCGGAGGCCTCATCGTGGCGGCCGCCGCCCTGGCCGTCGACCTCCGCTGGCTGGATCAGCCGATCGCGGTCCTGCTGCTCACGCTGACGGTGCTCGCGTTGCGCGCCGCGCCCGTCCGGCTGAGCAAGTATTCCTACCTCACCCAGACCGGCGTCCCGGCCCTGGTCGGCGGGATCTGTGTCGGTCCCAGTCCGGTGGTGCTGGCGCTCCTGATCGGCACCTTCACCTCCGATGTGCTCTGGCTCAGGAAGCTTCCCCGCGCCGGACTGATCAATGCCGGACGCGAGGTGCTCGCCTTCCTCTCCGCCTACGGCCCCTACGCCGCGGTGCTGGCGGCGAGCGGCGCGCCCGACCTCTCGCTCGACTTCCTGCCCGCCGCCGCGATCTTCGTCTGTTTCTATTTCTTCGCCGGGCGGAGCCTGTTCTACTTCACCCTGCTGATCCGCGACAAGCTGGAGCACGCGGAGAAGATCCTCATTCTCCGCTGGGAGATCATCAGCTATCTCCTGACCCTCGCCGCCACCGTGGTGGTGGTCGGCTCGCTCAGGGTCCTGGCCCCCGTCGGTTGGATCACCGTGGGCTTCGCGCTGGGGCTGTTCGGGCTGCTCACCCGGCGCATTCTGGAAGAGGCGATCGGTGCCGAGGACCTGAACAAGGTTCACCTGATGGAGGCGGCCATCGCCAGCAACGCGACGTTGCAGGGGTCGTTTGATCAGATCGAGCGGTTGGCGTACCGGCTGATCGATTGGGGGGACTTCCGGATCTATCGCGCAACGGCCGACGGGCCGGCGCTGACCTATCGCGGCGCGCTGGGGCGGCCGGGCCGGGGCGATCCGCCGGACGAGATCACCCAGTTCCGCCTGGAAGCGATGACCACCAGCAAAACCGTGATCGTCAAGGATGTTCGCAAGGATCCGCGGGTGCAGCGGCCGATGCCGCAGATCGGGAGCCTCGTCATCCACCCGATCCGCTTCGGGGACGAGCTCCTGGGCACGGTCGAGGTGGACCATCCCAAGCGCCACGCCTATGGCGCCAAGGATCTGCTGGCGCTCAGCACCCTCGCCAACCAGATGGCGACCGCCATTCACATCACCGAGCTGCGCCGGCCGCTGCTCAGCACCGTGGAGCAGATCGGCGGCCAGGTGACGGCGCTCGCCCGGGTCACCGACTCGTTGCGCACCTCGGCCAGCGCGCTGGCGGACGCGTCCCAGGGCATGCACCAGGGCGCGTCCGAGCTGGAGCGCTTCGTCGCAGGGGGCCTGCGGGCCACCGACGCCCTGTCCGCCGCGTCCCGTGCCATGTCGACCCAGGGGGCGCAAGCCGCGGATGCGAGTGGCACCGCCGCTGAGGTGGCGGTGCGGAACCGCGCCGTCATCGGTGACGCGATCGACCGGCTGGTGGGATTGAAAGGATTCGTCTCCGCCAGCGCCGACCAGGTGGGAACGCTGGGTCGTCTCACCGCGCGCATCACCGGGTTCATCGGCACCATCCGGGAGATCGCCGACCTCACCAACCTGATCGCGCTCAACGCGGCCATCGAGGCGGCCCGGGCCGGAGCCGGAGGTCGTGGGTTCGCCGTGGTGGCCGACGAGGTACGCGACCTGGCCGCCCAGAGCCTGCACGCGGCCGGGGAGGCGCGGGTACTGCTGGAGGAGATCGCGGGGCAGGTCGCCACGGTGGCATCGCAGATGGAGCGCGGCCGGCAGGCGGTGGCCGGCGTGGAGGAGCTGAGCGCGGACGCCGCCATGGCACTGGAGGCCATCGTCGGCACCACCCGGGAGGCCGGCGAGCACGCCCGCGCCATCGCCCGCACCGCGGCCGAGCAGCTGGAGGCGGTGGGTGGGCTCACCGGTCAGATCCAGCAGGTGGCGGCCGGCAGCGCCCGGACCCGGAACGACACCGAGGCGCTGGCGCGGCGCGCCGCCGAGGCGGCCTCGGGTCAGGTCGACCTGGAGCGCGCGATCCGCGAGCTGGGCGACGTGGCCACCGATCTGCAGCGCATCGTGAGCCACTTCGCCGTCGAGAGCTGAGGTGGGGCCCCCCGCGCGCCAGCGGGTCTACGTGGCGCTGGGCAGCAACGTCGGAGATCGCTCGGCTCACCTGCGGCATGCCCGCCAGGCGCTCGGGGCCCTGCCCGGAACGGCGCTGGTGGCCGCGTCCGGCGTGGAGGAGACCGCGCCGCTGGGCGGCATGGACCAGCCGCCTTATCTCAATCAGATGGTGTTGCTGGAGACCGAGCTCGAGCCGCGCGCCTTGCTCGAGGCGTGTCAGGCCATCGAGCGCGAGGCTGGCCGGATCCGTACCGCCCGCTGGGGGCCTCGAACGCTCGATCTCGACATCGTCCGGTTCGGCGAGCGTCATCTGGCCGAGCCCGACCTTATCATTCCTCATCCGGAGCTGCCCAATCGCGACTTCTGGCTGCGAGAGCTGGCGGAGCTGCAACCCTACGATCGCGGACCGACATGAAGACTGAGTCACGCCCCCTCACCGTGCTCGATCTGCTCGCCATGAAGGCGGCCGGCCGGCGGATCGTGATGCTCACCTGCTACGACGCGGTATTCGCCCGGCTGCTGGAGCAGGCCGACGTGGATGTCCTCCTGGTCGGCGACTCGCTCAACCAGGTCATCGCGGGCCAGGAGACCACCCTGAGCGCGACGCTGGAGCAGATGATCTACCACGCCGCCGCCGTCCGCCGCGCGGCGCGCACCTCGCTGGTCTTCGTCGATCTTCCCTTTCTGACGTATCAAGTCACCGTTGCCGACGCGATCCGGAACGCCGGGCGGGTGCTGCAGGAGACCGGGGCCCACGGAGTGAAGCTCGAGGGCGGTCGGCCGATGGCGGAGACGGTGCGCGCTCTGGTGGACCGGGGCATTCCCGTCATCGGGCACCTGGGCTTGACGCCGCAGTCGGTGCACGCGCTCGGGGGCTACCGGGTGCAGGGGCGTGATCCTGGCGCGGCCGAGCGGCTGCTGACCGATGCCAAGGCGCTGGAGGAGGCGGGCGCCTGCGCGGTGGTGCTGGAGCTGCTTCCGGGTGAGCTCGCGAAAAAAATCTCCGCTGCGCTCACCATTCCGACGATCGGCATCGGCGCCGGCCCCGGCTGCGACGGGCAGGTGCTGGTGCTCCACGACATGCTCGGCCTCAACGAAGGATTCAATCCGAAATTTCTCAAGCGCTTCGGCGCGCTGGGCGAAGCGGTGCGGGAGGCGGTGCGCGCGTACGGTGCGGAGGTGCGGAGCGGGAGTTACCCGGGCCGGGAGCACAGCTTTGACTAGGGCGATGGCGGCGCCCCACTCCCCCATGCTGGATCTCACCACCATTGTCGACCTGCGGCGCTGGGTGCGCGAGCACCGGCGGGCAGGGCGTCGCGTCGCCCTGGTGCCGACCATGGGCTTCCTCCACGAAGGGCACCTGCGTCTGGTGGACGAAGCGCGCCGCCGCGCCGAGGCCGTGGTCATGAGCATCTTCGTCAATCCGCTGCAGTTCGGCCCCAACGAGGATCTCGACCGCTATCCTCGTGATCTCCCGCGCGACCGGCGGCTGGCCGAATCCCGCGGCGTGGACGCGCTGTTCCTGCCCACCGAGACCATGATGTACCCGCCGGGCTCCGAGATTCGGGTGGTGCCGGGTCCCACCGGCGCGCGCTGGGAAGGCGCCGCCCGGCCGGGCCATTTCGCCGGGGTGCTCACTGTCGTGGCCAAGCTCTTCCACCTGGTCGAGCCCGACGTGGCCTGCTTCGGACGCAAGGATGTTCAGCAGGCCACCCTCGTGCGCCAGATGGTGCGTGACCTCGACTGGGCGATCGACATCGTGATCGTCCCGACGGTGCGGGAGTCCGACGGACTCGCCCTCAGCAGCCGCAACGCGTACCTGTCGCCGGAGGACCGGCGGACCGCGCTGGGCTTGAGTGCGGCGCTGCGGGAGGCCCACGCGGCATGGCGGGAGGGCGAGCGGCGGGCCGAGCCGATCGAAGCGCGGATGCGCCGCACGCTCGCGGCGTTTCCCCAGGCGAGCATCGAGTACATCGCCATTGCCGATCCGACGACGCTCGCGCCGGTGACCATGGCGGAGCCCGAGACCGTAGTGGCGGTCGCGGCCCGGGTGGGAACCACCAGGCTGATCGACAATATCGTGCTGGGCACCGGCATCGAATGACCGCTCCGGAAGCGGATGCCTCGCTTCGATCGCCCGAGCTCCGGCCGACGCTGCCGGCCTGGGCGGTGGTCAGTCCCGAGCGGCGCGCCCATATCGAGCGGGTGGCCCAGCTCGCCTCCCGCTGGGCTGAGGAGATCGGAGTTCCGGACAACGAGCGCAATCGCTGGCTCCGCGCGGTCTGGCTGCACGATGCGCTGCGCGACGCGCCGATCGAGGAGCTGGAGAGCTGGGCCTCGAGCACACCAGGCCCCGCGCGCATCCGGCACGGCCCCGCCAGCGCCGCACGCGCCAAAGCCGAGGGCGAGACCGACCGCGGCGTGCTGGACGCAGTGCGCTACCATTCGATCGGACTGGCGGAGTGGGACATGGTGGGACGGGTGCTCTACTGTGCCGACTACCTGGAGCCCGGACGACCGCAGGACCCGGAGCATCGCGCCGAGCTGGCCCGGCGCTTCCCCCAGGAGCCCCAGGCGGTGCTGCGGCAGATCGCCACCGAGCGCCTCGCACACCTCGTCCAGTCCGGCTGGCCCCTGCCCGAACCCACGGTCCGTTTCTGGAACAGTCTCGTCGCCGGATCGTCCGCCTCACGCTGATCGCCGGAGGCGGCGTGGCCCTGCTGACCTTGCTGGCCTTGCTCCTGCCCGCCCGCCGCGAGCAGGTGGAGGGACACGCCTACGCTATCCCGTCCGGCAAGAATCGAATTGTGGTCGAGGTGTTGAACGGTACCCGCCGTCCGGGATTCGCCCGGGTGGCCACTCGGGTCCTGCGGGAACAGGGTCTCGACGTGGTGTTCTTCGGCAACGCGGAGGGTCCGATCGAGAGCACCCGTGTGGTCGTGCGTCGCGGCGATCCGGGGCGGGGCAAGGAGGTGGCCGACGCGCTCGGCGCCGGTCGGGTGGTGATTCAGCCGGACACGCTGCGGCGGGTGGATGTGAGCGTGCTCCTGGGTGACGACTACCGGCCTCGACTCCCGCTGCATCCCTGACGGCGAGCGCGGTCGCGAGCGTCAACAGATCCCGATGACCACATCCATGACGTTGGTTCCGGTGAGGCCCGGGCGGAGCAGGGCGCCGGCCGCGTCCAGGGCATGGTAGGCATCGTGGGCAGCGAGGTCCCGCGCCGGATCGCGCCCCGCATCCTGCACGGCATCCCAGGTGCGGCCGTCCACGATGGCTCCAGCAGCGTCGGTTGGTCCGTCCCGGCCATCGGTACCGGCGGCGAGCAGGGCGGGCCCAGTCCTCGTGCCTGCAAGCGTCCGGGCCGCGGCCAGGGCCAGCTCCTGACAACGGCCTCCCATGCCGGCCGACGAGCCGAGGGTCACGGTCGTCTCCCCTCCCCAGATGATGCACCGGGTACTGGCCTCAGGTTGCGGGATCTCCCCGCGACCGCAATGTTGGAGGAGTAAAGCGGCTACACTCGCTCCGGCCGCCGCCGCCTCCCCGGCGAGCGGCGTCCCCTCAATCACCGGAGCGAGGCCCAACTCGGCCGCCCGCTTGGCCGCAGCTTCGAGGGCCAGCCTGTTACTGGCGATCAGCTCGACGGACACCCGCGCGAAGGCCTGATCGCCAGGCTTTGGCGTCTCCGGCTTTTCTCCGGCCTCGACAGCGGTGACCAGGCGGCGGGCAGTCTGTGGCACGCGGTCCCAGAGCTTCGACTCCTGGAGCAGCCGGCGCACGTCGGCCGCGGTGGTCGGGTCGGGAACGCAGGGACCGGAGCCGATCGAGGCGAGGTCGTCGCCGATGACGTCGGACACCGCGTAGACCCGGACGCGGGCCGGGGCGAGTGCCAAGGCGAGCCGGCCGCCGCCCCAACGGGAGAAGCGCTTCCGGATCCGGTTCATGGCCGTGATGTCGAGACCGGAGCCGAGCAGCAACGCGTAGAGCCCGGACAGCTCGGCAGGGGAGAGCCCCTCCTCGGGTGCGCCGATGAGGCTGGTGGTTCCGCCTGACAGGAGCACCCACACCTCGTCGTCCGGGCCAACCCGCGTGGCGGTCTGCTCCAGGGCCAGGGCGGCCTCCAGCGATCCGGCACCGGGCTCGGGGTGGTCACCGCGGACAACGCGGAGGCGAGGGTGGGGAGACGAATCATCGGCCGGCCCGACGATCAGCCCGCCGGCGGGCTCAGCACCCCACTCCGCCAGCACCTCGACGGCGGCCCGCGCCATGGGGCATGCGGCCTTGCCGAGAGCCACGACCCAGCGGTGCGCCCGCGAGTCGGGGTGGAGACCGCGGAGCCGGCGCGCGAGGGCTGGGGCTGGGTCAACCGCTGCTGTAGCAACGGTATACAGCTCAACCAGCAGCTCGCGACTGGCCGGGATGGCGGTGCGATCGGCAGGGAAAGAGACCAAGAAAGGCTACCTTGTGAAAAAAAGCACAAAGTGCTATACATGGGTTGACGCATAATTATTCGGGCTGCCTTGCAATCTACTTACGCCCGGCGGCGGCGTCGCCCGTTTCGCCCCGCTCCATCTTCGACCGAGGTTTCGCGCATGGCCGGCCGCAACTTTCTCTTCGTCCCCGGGCCTACCAATGTGCCCGACCGTGTCCTCCGCGCCATGCACATCGCGATGGAGGACCATCGCTCCTCCGCGTTCCCCGCGCTCGCCACGCCGGTGCTGGAGGATCTCAAGAAGATCTTCCGGACCACCTCGGGCCAGGCGTTCATCTTTCCGGCCACCGGCACGGGGGGCTGGGAGGCTGCCCTCAGCAACACGCTCTCGCCCGGCGATCGGGTGCTGGCCTCGCGATACGGCCAGTTCAGCCACCTGTGGATCGACCTGGCCCAGCGCATCGGCCTCAAGGTCGACGTGCTCGATGTCGAGTGGGGCGAGGGTGCGCCGCTCGACCGGATCGAGGAGGCGCTGGTGGCCGACAAGGCGCACGAGATCAAAGGCGTGCTGGTGGTGCACAACGAGACCGCCACCGGGGTCACCAGCGACGTGGCCGGCGCCCGCAAGGCAATCGATCGCGCCAAGCATCCGGCGCTGCTCTACGTCGACGGTGTGAGCTCGATCGGCAGTCTCGATTTCCGGATGGACGAGTGGGGTGTGGACCTCGCCGTGACCGGCTCCCAGAAAGGCCTGATGCTGCCGGCCGGCCTGGGCATCGTCGCGGCCAGTCCCAAAGCGCTCGCCCGGCGGGAGCAGGCCAGGTGCGCGCGGGTGTTCTTCGATTTCGGCGACATGCTGAAGGCAACCGCCACCGGGTATTTCCCCTACACTCCCTCGCTGCCGCTCCTCTATGGGCTGCGCGAATCGATCGACATGCTGCTGGAGGAGGGGCTGGAGAACGTCTACGCCCGGCACCACCGGCTGGCCGAGGGTGTGCGGCTGGCGGTGAAGGCATGGGGACTCGAGCTCTGCGCCCGCGCGCCCAGGTGGTACTCGGACACAGTGAGCGCGATCCTGGTGCCGCCCGGTGTCAACGGCGCCGACGTGATCGACGTGGCCTACCGGCGCTACGATCTCGCGCTGGGCGCCGGCCTGGCGCGGATGGCGGGCAAGCTGTTCCGCATCGGCCACCTGGGCGACCTGAACGAGCTGATGCTGCTCGGCGCTCTCGCCGGCGCAGAGATGGCCATGCGGGATGTCGGCATCAAGGTCACCCCGGGCAGCGGCGTCGCCGCGGCGTCGGAGTACTATCGCGGCACCGCCAAGGCGTTGCCCACTCGCGAGAGTGCGCCCCGCGCGCCCGACGCGCAGCCCGCCGTCGCGGCCGCCGGAGCCCGATGAGCCACACCCGGCACGAACCGGCGCGCCCGCGGCTGCAACGGAGCGAGCTGGCGGTGCCGGGCTCGCAACCGGCGCTGTTCGGCAAGGCGCTGGAAGGGAGCGCGGACTACATCTTCCTCGATCTGGAGGACGCGGTCGCGCCGGGCGACAAGGAGCGGGCCCGCGCCAACGTGATCGCCGGGCTCAAGGAGCACGACTGGCGCGGCCGCGGGAAGACGATCTGCGTCCGGATCAACGGGATCGACACGCACTACATGTACCGGGATCTGGTCGACGTGGTCGAGCAGGCGGGCCATTGGCTCGATACCGTTCTGATTCCCAAAGTGGGCGTGCCGGCCGACGTCTATTTGGTCGATGCGCTGCTCACCCAGATCGAGAGCGCCAGGGGAATTCCTCACCGCATCGGGATCGACGTGCTGATCGAGACGGCGCTCGGCATGGCCCATATCGAGGCCATCGCGCAGTCGAGCCGCCGGCTCGAGGCGATGCACTTCGGGGTCGCGGACTACGCGGCGAGCTGCCGGGCGCGCACCGTCAGCATCGGCGGCCTCAACCCGGACTACCCCGGCGACCAGTGGCACGCCGGCCTCGCCCGGTTGGTCGTGGCCTGCCGGGCCTACGGACTCCGCCCGATCGATGGTCCCTTCGGTGACTTCAAGGACCCGGACGGCTACCTCGCCGCGGCTCGCCGCGGCGCCGCGCTTGGCATCGAAGGGAAGTGGGCCATCCATCCGTCGCAGATCGATCTCGCCAACCGGGTGTTCACCCCTCCGGCGGCGGAAGTGGAGCGGGCTCAGCGCATCCTGGCGGCGCTGGACGAGGCGGCGCGGGACGGCCGCGGCGCGGCGCAGCTCGACGGCAAGATGATCGACGCGGCGTCCGCCCGGATGGCGCAGAACGTGGTCGATACGGCGCGGGCGATCGGGACACCGCACTGACTCAACGGAGGTCATCCGTGGATATCCACGAGTACCAGGCCAAGGAGCTTCTCGCCGGCTTCGGCGTGGCGATTCCGCGCGGCGGCGTGGCGTACAGCCCGGAGCAGGCGGTCTACCGGGCCTCGGAGATCGGTGGCGCGCGCTGGGCGGTGAAGGCCCAGATCCATTCCGGCGCCCGGGGCAAGGCCGGCGGCATCAAGCTCTGCTCCAACGAGGATGAGGTGCGCCAGGCGGCCAAGAGCCTCCTGGGAAAGCGGCTGGTGACCCACCAGACGGGGCCCGAAGGCCGGGTGGTCCATCGGTTGTACGTCGAGGCCGCGGTGCCGATCGAGCGGGAGATCTACCTGGGCCTGGTGCTCGACCGGAAGAGCGAGCGGATCATGGTGGTCGCCTCGGCGCAGGGCGGAATGGAGATCGAGGAGATCGCCCGGAACTCCCCGGACACCATCGTCCGCGAGGTGGTCGAGCCGGCCGTCGGCATGACCGCTTTCCAGGCCCGCGAGGTGGCCTTCGGACTGGGACTCACCCCGGCGCAGGTGAGCCGGGCCGTCACCACGCTGCTTGGCGCCTATCGCGCCTTCCGCGATCTCGACGCCACCATGGTGGAGATCAACCCGCTGGTGCTCACCACCGATGGACAGGTGCTGGCGCTCGATTGCAAGATGACCTTCGACGACAATGCGATGTTCCGCCGGCCCAACGTGAGCGAGCTGCGGGACTACGCCGAGGAGGATCCCCGCGAGGCGCAAGCGGCGGAGCACGGGCTCAACTACGTGGCGCTGGACGGGAACATCGGGTGCATCATCAACGGCGCCGGCCTCGCCATGGCCACGATGGACATGATCAAGCACGCCGGCGGCTCGCCGGCCAACTTTCTCGACGTGGGCGGCGGTGCCTCTCCCGACCGGGTGGCGGCCGCGTTCCGGCTGGTCCTCTCGGATCCCAATATCGAAGCCATGCTGGTGAACATCTTTGCCGGCATCAACCGGTGCGACTGGGTGGCGCAGGGCGTGGTGCAGGCCACCCGGGAGACCCAGCTCACCATTCCACTGGTGGTGCGGCTGGCCGGCACCAACGTCGAGGAGGGGCGCCGCATCCTCCATGACAGCGGGCTCCCCATCATCACCGCGGAGACTCTCTCGGAAGCCGCCGACCGGGTGGTCGCGGCGCTCACGACCAGGCGCACCCCCGCGGGCCCCGGCCGGGCCTCGGGCGACGTCGCCGGAGGCAACGGACAGCCATGAGCATCCTCATCGACGAGACCACCCCTGTCATCGTGCAGGGCTTCACCGGGGACAAGGCCACCTTCCACGCCCGCGAGATGATCGCATACGGCACCAAGGTGGTGGGCGGGGTGACGCCCGGCAAAGGCGGGACCCGGCACCTCGATCGTCCGGTGTTCAACACGGTGAAGGAGGCGGTGCGGGAGACCGGCGCCACCGCCAGCATCGTGTTCGTGCCGGCCGCCTTCTGCGGCGACTCGATCATGGAGGCGGCCAACGCGGGCATCCGCTTCATCGTCACCATCACCGACGGGATTCCGGCGCAGGACATGATGATGGTCAAGCGCTACCTCTGGCGCTTCCCCAAGGAGCGGCGCACCACCCTGATCGGCCCCAACTGCGCCGGCGTCATCAGCGCCGGCAAGGCGATGCTCGGCATCATGCCCGGGCACATCTACTCGCGGGGAAGCGTCGGCCTGGTGACCCGGTCGGGCACGCTGGGGTACGAGGCGGCCTCACAGATGAACGATCTCGGTATCGGGCAGAGCACCAGCGTGGGGATCGGCGGCGACCCGATCAACGGCAGCTCCTTCGTCGACATGCTCAAGCTGTTCGAGCAGGATCCGGAGACCGACGCGGTGGTGATGATCGGCGAGATCGGCGGTCCCCAGGAGGCCGAGGCCGCGCTGTTCGTGAAGGAGAACATGACCAAGCCCGTCATCGGCTACGTCGCGGGCCTGACCGCGCCCAAGGGCCGCCGCATGGGGCACGCCGGGGCCATCATCTCCGCTTTCGGCGACACCGCCGCGGAGAAGGCCGAGATCATGCGCTCCGCCGGTCTCACCGTAGCCCCCAGCCCGGCCGAGCTGGGCGCCACGGTGGCGGCGGCGCTGGCCAAGAAGCCGTCGCGGCGCAGGGTCGTCGCGCAGTGACTGCCCGGCCCACCGTGGTCGTCACCCGGCGGCTTCCCGGGCCGGTGGAGGAAGAGCTGGCGCGCGACTTCGACGCGCGGCTCAACACGGAGGACACGCCGCTCGGCCCGGCGGGGCTGCAGGCCGCGTTGCGGAGCGCTGACGCCCTCCTCTGCACCGTCACCGACAAGCTCTCCGCGGAGGTGCTGTCGGTCGAGCCCCGCCGGGCCAGGCTGCTCGCCAACTTCGGGGTTGGCTTCAATCACATCGACGTTGAGGCCGCCAAGGCTCGCGGGCTGGCGGTGTCCAATACCCCCGATGTGCTCACCGACGCCACCGCCGATACGGCGCTCACACTGCTGCTCATGGTGGCGCGCCGGGCCGGGGAAGGGGAGCGCCACATCCGCTCTGGGCAGTGGACCGGCTGGCGCCCCACCCACATGGTGGGCACCCAGGTCACCGGCAAAACCCTGGGTCTGGTGGGAATGGGGCGGATCGCGCGGGCCGTGGCGCAGCGGGCGCACGGCTTCGGGATGAAGGTGATCTTTCACGACCCGTATCCGCCGCCGCCCGAGGTGGCCGCCGCCCTGGGAGCCGAGCCTCGCGCGACCCTGGAGCAGGTGCTGGGCGAGGCGGACTTCGTCTCGCTCCACTGTCCCGCCACGCCCGAGACCCATCACCTGATGAACCGCGAGCGCCTCGGGCTGCTTCGGCGGGATGCCTTCCTGGTGAACACGGCGCGGG
It encodes:
- a CDS encoding CoA ester lyase, whose protein sequence is MSHTRHEPARPRLQRSELAVPGSQPALFGKALEGSADYIFLDLEDAVAPGDKERARANVIAGLKEHDWRGRGKTICVRINGIDTHYMYRDLVDVVEQAGHWLDTVLIPKVGVPADVYLVDALLTQIESARGIPHRIGIDVLIETALGMAHIEAIAQSSRRLEAMHFGVADYAASCRARTVSIGGLNPDYPGDQWHAGLARLVVACRAYGLRPIDGPFGDFKDPDGYLAAARRGAALGIEGKWAIHPSQIDLANRVFTPPAAEVERAQRILAALDEAARDGRGAAQLDGKMIDAASARMAQNVVDTARAIGTPH
- a CDS encoding alanine--glyoxylate aminotransferase family protein, with the protein product MAGRNFLFVPGPTNVPDRVLRAMHIAMEDHRSSAFPALATPVLEDLKKIFRTTSGQAFIFPATGTGGWEAALSNTLSPGDRVLASRYGQFSHLWIDLAQRIGLKVDVLDVEWGEGAPLDRIEEALVADKAHEIKGVLVVHNETATGVTSDVAGARKAIDRAKHPALLYVDGVSSIGSLDFRMDEWGVDLAVTGSQKGLMLPAGLGIVAASPKALARREQARCARVFFDFGDMLKATATGYFPYTPSLPLLYGLRESIDMLLEEGLENVYARHHRLAEGVRLAVKAWGLELCARAPRWYSDTVSAILVPPGVNGADVIDVAYRRYDLALGAGLARMAGKLFRIGHLGDLNELMLLGALAGAEMAMRDVGIKVTPGSGVAAASEYYRGTAKALPTRESAPRAPDAQPAVAAAGAR
- a CDS encoding DUF4147 domain-containing protein, with translation MVSFPADRTAIPASRELLVELYTVATAAVDPAPALARRLRGLHPDSRAHRWVVALGKAACPMARAAVEVLAEWGAEPAGGLIVGPADDSSPHPRLRVVRGDHPEPGAGSLEAALALEQTATRVGPDDEVWVLLSGGTTSLIGAPEEGLSPAELSGLYALLLGSGLDITAMNRIRKRFSRWGGGRLALALAPARVRVYAVSDVIGDDLASIGSGPCVPDPTTAADVRRLLQESKLWDRVPQTARRLVTAVEAGEKPETPKPGDQAFARVSVELIASNRLALEAAAKRAAELGLAPVIEGTPLAGEAAAAGASVAALLLQHCGRGEIPQPEASTRCIIWGGETTVTLGSSAGMGGRCQELALAAARTLAGTRTGPALLAAGTDGRDGPTDAAGAIVDGRTWDAVQDAGRDPARDLAAHDAYHALDAAGALLRPGLTGTNVMDVVIGIC
- the folK gene encoding 2-amino-4-hydroxy-6-hydroxymethyldihydropteridine diphosphokinase, with the translated sequence MGPPARQRVYVALGSNVGDRSAHLRHARQALGALPGTALVAASGVEETAPLGGMDQPPYLNQMVLLETELEPRALLEACQAIEREAGRIRTARWGPRTLDLDIVRFGERHLAEPDLIIPHPELPNRDFWLRELAELQPYDRGPT
- the panB gene encoding 3-methyl-2-oxobutanoate hydroxymethyltransferase: MKTESRPLTVLDLLAMKAAGRRIVMLTCYDAVFARLLEQADVDVLLVGDSLNQVIAGQETTLSATLEQMIYHAAAVRRAARTSLVFVDLPFLTYQVTVADAIRNAGRVLQETGAHGVKLEGGRPMAETVRALVDRGIPVIGHLGLTPQSVHALGGYRVQGRDPGAAERLLTDAKALEEAGACAVVLELLPGELAKKISAALTIPTIGIGAGPGCDGQVLVLHDMLGLNEGFNPKFLKRFGALGEAVREAVRAYGAEVRSGSYPGREHSFD
- a CDS encoding HD domain-containing protein, whose protein sequence is MTAPEADASLRSPELRPTLPAWAVVSPERRAHIERVAQLASRWAEEIGVPDNERNRWLRAVWLHDALRDAPIEELESWASSTPGPARIRHGPASAARAKAEGETDRGVLDAVRYHSIGLAEWDMVGRVLYCADYLEPGRPQDPEHRAELARRFPQEPQAVLRQIATERLAHLVQSGWPLPEPTVRFWNSLVAGSSASR
- a CDS encoding methyl-accepting chemotaxis protein; the protein is MKLDVQRMLDRYARVLSTGGLIVAAAALAVDLRWLDQPIAVLLLTLTVLALRAAPVRLSKYSYLTQTGVPALVGGICVGPSPVVLALLIGTFTSDVLWLRKLPRAGLINAGREVLAFLSAYGPYAAVLAASGAPDLSLDFLPAAAIFVCFYFFAGRSLFYFTLLIRDKLEHAEKILILRWEIISYLLTLAATVVVVGSLRVLAPVGWITVGFALGLFGLLTRRILEEAIGAEDLNKVHLMEAAIASNATLQGSFDQIERLAYRLIDWGDFRIYRATADGPALTYRGALGRPGRGDPPDEITQFRLEAMTTSKTVIVKDVRKDPRVQRPMPQIGSLVIHPIRFGDELLGTVEVDHPKRHAYGAKDLLALSTLANQMATAIHITELRRPLLSTVEQIGGQVTALARVTDSLRTSASALADASQGMHQGASELERFVAGGLRATDALSAASRAMSTQGAQAADASGTAAEVAVRNRAVIGDAIDRLVGLKGFVSASADQVGTLGRLTARITGFIGTIREIADLTNLIALNAAIEAARAGAGGRGFAVVADEVRDLAAQSLHAAGEARVLLEEIAGQVATVASQMERGRQAVAGVEELSADAAMALEAIVGTTREAGEHARAIARTAAEQLEAVGGLTGQIQQVAAGSARTRNDTEALARRAAEAASGQVDLERAIRELGDVATDLQRIVSHFAVES
- the panC gene encoding pantoate--beta-alanine ligase — encoded protein: MAAPHSPMLDLTTIVDLRRWVREHRRAGRRVALVPTMGFLHEGHLRLVDEARRRAEAVVMSIFVNPLQFGPNEDLDRYPRDLPRDRRLAESRGVDALFLPTETMMYPPGSEIRVVPGPTGARWEGAARPGHFAGVLTVVAKLFHLVEPDVACFGRKDVQQATLVRQMVRDLDWAIDIVIVPTVRESDGLALSSRNAYLSPEDRRTALGLSAALREAHAAWREGERRAEPIEARMRRTLAAFPQASIEYIAIADPTTLAPVTMAEPETVVAVAARVGTTRLIDNIVLGTGIE
- a CDS encoding LytR C-terminal domain-containing protein translates to MALLTLLALLLPARREQVEGHAYAIPSGKNRIVVEVLNGTRRPGFARVATRVLREQGLDVVFFGNAEGPIESTRVVVRRGDPGRGKEVADALGAGRVVIQPDTLRRVDVSVLLGDDYRPRLPLHP